The Flavobacterium sp. K5-23 genome segment TATCCCAACCCATTTATTGCCCATCAGGTTTATGTGTCGAAAAATCAGTTTTAGAAAAAATAGGCTTTTATAACGAACAGATCACTTTTGGAGAAGACGTGGACTTTAATATTAGGGCCAATAATTTATTTAAACTGGCTTATTCACCTGAAAATCTGGTTGAATACACTATGTTTTCAGAAAATAAAATTACAAATTCTGAATTAAGAAACAAAACAATAACCGATTTTGATTCATATGAATCTCTTACCCAAAACAATCGAAGTCTAAAAAAGTACCTAGATTTCAACAGGTACATAATGGCTAAACAATATAAGATTGAAAATGACACTCTCAATTTTGATAAAATAAAAAAAAGAATTGATTCCAATCCTGAAATTTCCGGATTAAACTACAAACAACGTTTTTTATTAAATTCCCCTTTGTTTCTGTTGAAAATTATAAAAAAAATAAAAATTGGTTTGTTAGAAAAGGGAATCCGAATTACAACATATGATTAAACTTCAAATAATCTAAATATTCCTGAAAATCCCGAATATAATCGCCTTCAGAAAACACATCAGAGGCCATAACAAGGCAAACCGCTCCAGAAGAAAAATTCTCCAATTCACGCCAAACATTACTGTTTATCAGCAAGCCTTTGTCCGGCTTATTTAGTGTGACAATTTGTTCTTGGCTTCCATCTTTTAAAACAACATCAAAACTTCCTGAAATAGCAACCAGCACTTGTTTTAGCTTTTTATGTGAATGCCCTCCCCTTTTTGCAGAACTCGGGATATCATATAAATAATACACCCTTTTTATATCAAATGGAATTGCATTATGTTCAATAACAGCAAGATTTCCCTGGCTGTTTTCAATTTTTGGGATATTAATGATTTCAATATTCATAAGGCTAACTTACATCAATTTTAAGATATTCTAACCACTGATTGCCTATATTTTCCAATGAAAATTTTTCGATACTTTTAAGTGCGTTCTGTTTACAAAAATGATACAACTCAATGTCTTCTATCATCAAATTCATAGCTTGGGTCAATTTTTCAATATTTTGATCTTCTACTAATAGTCCGTTGTATCTATCAATTACAATTTCAGCAGGACCAGAAAGACAATCAAAAGAAATTACCGGAGTCTGGCAAGCAAGTGATTCTGCGAGCACATTCCCAAATCCTTCGTTCTTACTGGACAAAACAGTAAATACTGCATTTTTCATAAAACAAAACGGATTTTCTTTCCAACCCAGAAAATGAACCTTATCGACAATGTTAAGTTGGCCAACTTGCTCTTCTAATTTTTCACGAAAAACACCATCCCCTAATAAAACAAGATGAATATTCTCTTTTGGTAAATTAGAATGGTAATAAGCGGTTATCAGTTTATCAAATTGTTTGATATTATCCACCATTCTTCCTACTGCCAGGATATATTTAAAGTCGACATCAATCTCTTCTCTAGATTGTCTTTGAATACTTTCTATATCTATGGGATTGTTAATCGTAAATAAATTATTGTATTGTAATTCCTTTTGGATTTTCTCTTCTATTTTTTTAGAAACGGTGACAATTCCATATGCATCGGAATATATTTTTTTGGCTAGAAACTGCAATTTAGGGAAATACATCTCAGTCATATAGCTATGAACCGTCATTATATAAGGCGATTTGTAGAGTAACTTAGTAGTCAAAAACTCCTGAAACTGATTGTTTTTAACCCTAAAATCAATTATGTAATCAAAGGAATGCTCTTTTAAATATTTTCTAAGAATATTGAATCTTTTCAGTTTATTGAAGAGTCCATTTGTTTTGTTCTTCTGTTCTCCTAGATTTAAAAGCTGACCTGAATATTCGTATTCAATTATATCCAAAATTGTGACATGATGGACTTCCACATTCTTGTTTTCGAAAAATTGAGACAATAATGCGGCACAGCGTTCAGCACCGCCATTGGCGAGTTGTTCACTAATAAGACAAATTTTATAAACTTTCTTTTGAGTCATAAACCAAAATACCTAATTTCGAAAACAAATATAGACATTCATGAGGATTTTACTAGTAGGCGAATACAGTGGGTTTCACAATACCCTAAAAGAAGGGCTTATTCAGCTTGGCCATGAAGTAATTCTCATAGGGGATAATGATTTCAAGAACTACCCCTTGGATATTTCTGTTTATGCAAAAACCTTCAAAGACAATTATGTATTAAATAAAATACGGCAAGCCATTTTTAGGTTGACCACAATTGATCTCGCCCAATTAGAAATTGCCTTTCGATTCTTTTTAAACAGAAAAAAGCTAATTGGTTTTGATATTGTTCAGTTGATAAACGAATATCCTTTGCATTCTAATTTGTATTTGGAAAAAAAAATGTTGAATTATATTTTTAAAAACAATAAAAAAACATTCCTTTCCTCTTGTGGAGATGATTATCCAAGCGTAAAGTATATGCTTGAAGACAAATTTAAATATTCGGTATTAACACCATGCAAAACAAACCCAAAACTTGGGCATTGCCAATATACACTTTGCTATGCAACGAAACCCTTTAAAGAGTTACACGAATTTGTGTATCAAAATTGCATTGCCGTAATTCCTGGGGATTTAGATTACGCCATTCCGTTGCAAAATCATCCGAAAGCTCTTCCTTTGATTCCCTATCCTATTAACATAGATAAAAACGAATTCAGTCCTCTTATAATAAAAGACAAAATCATTATTTTTCACGGAATTAATGAGGCCAATTACTATAAAAAAGGAAATAATTATTTTGAAAAGGCACTAGAAATCATTGAAGAAAAATATGGTGATAAAGTCGAAATAACTACCACTCGAAGTATTCCTTATGCCACTTACATTAAGTTATACAATAAAGCACATATTTTATTAGACCAAACCTTTAGTTATGATCAAGGATATAATGCACTTGAGGCTATGGCAAAAGGTAAGGTGGTTTTCACAGGAGCAGAACAAGAATTCACAGCTCATTACAATTTAAAAGAAAGAGTTTGTATTAATGCGCTCCCAGAAGTAGAAAGTTTAGTGACTGAGTTATCCCATTTAATTGAAAATCCTGAAGAAATAATAGCCATTAGTAAAAGAGCTAGAGCTTTTATCGAAAAGGAACATGATTATATTATAGTTGCTAATAAGTATTTGGAAGTTTGGAAAAAAAACTAAAACAAGCTTTTCCTGAAATAAACCACTAATACGGTTAAGTAAACAAAATACGTTAGAGCGTGTGCTATAACAACTCCTTCAACACCAAAAACTGTAATTAGATATTTACTCGAAAAATAGAGTGTCGTAAGCGATAGTAATTCAGTTAATACAAATGGAACAGTCAGTTTTTTAGCAAAAAATTGAAACCCTAAAATCAAAGATGCCACTTTTAAAACATCACCAACTATCTGCCAAAAAAACAGGGTTGTTACAGGAAGAAATTCATCTGTAAAAAGAAGTTGAACAATAAAAAAGCGAGCAAAATAAATCAAGGTTACCCCAACAACAAAAAGAGGAATTATATTTTTATAAAAACTCCAAAACACCTTTTTCGTTTCCAGATTATTCTTGGACTCAACTAATTTAGGCAAAAAATAAACAGATAAAATAGTACTTACAAAAAGTAAATAGTAAGTCGATATTCGCATCATTGTTTCCCAAAAACCGGCTTGTTCAATCCCAATAGATTGTATTAAATTAGTCCTGATAGCTAAAAAAACCAGAGGCCCAAAAACGGCAGAAACCAAAACCATTACTGAATAAGAAGCCATTTTTAAAATAAAATGAAAATCAAAATATCGAATTCTAACACTGTTCCAAAAAGGAATTTCCTTATTTATGTAATAAAAAGTCACAAAGAACAATAAGGCTGGTGAAATTACAATTGACAATAATGCTCCTAAAGTCCTGAACTGTAAAATCAAAACCAGTGACAAAATCAGTCCTATTACATTACCAATACTATTTATCCAGATTACTTTTTTAAATCTACCCTTTCCATTAAGTACAGATGCCAAAAATATGGAAATACTATACCAGGGTAAGGCTAGAGCCAAGGCTTTAAATACAATTAAGTACTCATCGTTATTACCTAAAATTTTAAAACACCAATAATCCGCAAAAAAAAACAAGAAACCGCTTAAAAAAAAACCAACAAACAACAAACTGAAAAAGACCGTTGAAATTATTTTTTTTAATTGATTGTTGTCGTCTTTATTTTCAGCAACATATTTGACTATTCCGTTTTGAAATCCCAAAGTAGAAATCCCTTCCAGTGAAGATATAAAATTCCTGAGATTCCCAACTAAAGCTATACCTGATGGACCAACAAATACCGCTAACAATTTAGAAGTCACCAGCCCGATACCTATTTTTAACAGAACACTCATACTGTTTAAAGAAGTGATTTTAAACAAGCTTGACTGTAATATGTTTTTTAACACTCTCAATTTAGTATTTGTTTAAAACGGAGATAATAACATCAACTTCACCTGAAGTCAAGACAGGACTTATTGGCAAACTCAATACGGTATCGTGTATTTTTTCGGTAATTGGGAACGATAAATTATTCCATTGCTTCAAAGCTTTTTGTTTATGAGGCGGAACCGGATAATGAATCATTGATTGAATCCCATTTTCTAATAAATAATTTTGTAAATCGGCTCTTTTTTCTGTTCGAATAACAAATAGATGAAAGACATGACTTGTAGAAAAATCCCATTGAGGTAGAATTATTTTCTCGTTTTTAATTTCGGATAAATATCGTTTTGCAATTACTCTGCGTTTTTCATTGTCCAAATCTAAATTAGGTAGTTT includes the following:
- a CDS encoding glycosyltransferase family A protein; its protein translation is MPFFSVIIPLFNKEKHIEATLKSVLNQTFNDFEIIIINDGSTDQSVEKVLPFESKKTTLFHHPQNKGLSASRNTGIKHACSSYIVFLDADDIWKPNYLQKISSLINNFTEARIYATNYLEIYANTIAIKPKLNLKNFKNDGIVADFFESSLSQPIYCPSGLCVEKSVLEKIGFYNEQITFGEDVDFNIRANNLFKLAYSPENLVEYTMFSENKITNSELRNKTITDFDSYESLTQNNRSLKKYLDFNRYIMAKQYKIENDTLNFDKIKKRIDSNPEISGLNYKQRFLLNSPLFLLKIIKKIKIGLLEKGIRITTYD
- a CDS encoding FdtA/QdtA family cupin domain-containing protein, whose protein sequence is MNIEIINIPKIENSQGNLAVIEHNAIPFDIKRVYYLYDIPSSAKRGGHSHKKLKQVLVAISGSFDVVLKDGSQEQIVTLNKPDKGLLINSNVWRELENFSSGAVCLVMASDVFSEGDYIRDFQEYLDYLKFNHML
- a CDS encoding glycosyltransferase, which codes for MTQKKVYKICLISEQLANGGAERCAALLSQFFENKNVEVHHVTILDIIEYEYSGQLLNLGEQKNKTNGLFNKLKRFNILRKYLKEHSFDYIIDFRVKNNQFQEFLTTKLLYKSPYIMTVHSYMTEMYFPKLQFLAKKIYSDAYGIVTVSKKIEEKIQKELQYNNLFTINNPIDIESIQRQSREEIDVDFKYILAVGRMVDNIKQFDKLITAYYHSNLPKENIHLVLLGDGVFREKLEEQVGQLNIVDKVHFLGWKENPFCFMKNAVFTVLSSKNEGFGNVLAESLACQTPVISFDCLSGPAEIVIDRYNGLLVEDQNIEKLTQAMNLMIEDIELYHFCKQNALKSIEKFSLENIGNQWLEYLKIDVS
- a CDS encoding glycosyltransferase, translated to MRILLVGEYSGFHNTLKEGLIQLGHEVILIGDNDFKNYPLDISVYAKTFKDNYVLNKIRQAIFRLTTIDLAQLEIAFRFFLNRKKLIGFDIVQLINEYPLHSNLYLEKKMLNYIFKNNKKTFLSSCGDDYPSVKYMLEDKFKYSVLTPCKTNPKLGHCQYTLCYATKPFKELHEFVYQNCIAVIPGDLDYAIPLQNHPKALPLIPYPINIDKNEFSPLIIKDKIIIFHGINEANYYKKGNNYFEKALEIIEEKYGDKVEITTTRSIPYATYIKLYNKAHILLDQTFSYDQGYNALEAMAKGKVVFTGAEQEFTAHYNLKERVCINALPEVESLVTELSHLIENPEEIIAISKRARAFIEKEHDYIIVANKYLEVWKKN
- a CDS encoding O-antigen translocase, which translates into the protein MLKNILQSSLFKITSLNSMSVLLKIGIGLVTSKLLAVFVGPSGIALVGNLRNFISSLEGISTLGFQNGIVKYVAENKDDNNQLKKIISTVFFSLLFVGFFLSGFLFFFADYWCFKILGNNDEYLIVFKALALALPWYSISIFLASVLNGKGRFKKVIWINSIGNVIGLILSLVLILQFRTLGALLSIVISPALLFFVTFYYINKEIPFWNSVRIRYFDFHFILKMASYSVMVLVSAVFGPLVFLAIRTNLIQSIGIEQAGFWETMMRISTYYLLFVSTILSVYFLPKLVESKNNLETKKVFWSFYKNIIPLFVVGVTLIYFARFFIVQLLFTDEFLPVTTLFFWQIVGDVLKVASLILGFQFFAKKLTVPFVLTELLSLTTLYFSSKYLITVFGVEGVVIAHALTYFVYLTVLVVYFRKSLF